In Bacteroidia bacterium, a genomic segment contains:
- a CDS encoding MazG nucleotide pyrophosphohydrolase domain-containing protein encodes MPQIPENPSLANLQTYQHEICQERGWDKTSDAETFLLFMEEVGELAKAIRKKKKLYEEKAKAHISADLEGEFADVLSYLLELANRFEVDLEKAYRDKEAENSGRVWES; translated from the coding sequence ATGCCCCAAATACCTGAAAATCCCTCCCTCGCAAACCTTCAGACTTATCAGCATGAGATCTGCCAGGAACGCGGCTGGGACAAAACTTCTGATGCTGAGACTTTTTTATTGTTTATGGAAGAAGTTGGCGAACTTGCCAAAGCCATTCGCAAGAAGAAAAAGCTCTATGAAGAAAAAGCTAAAGCGCATATAAGCGCAGACCTGGAAGGAGAATTTGCCGATGTACTGAGTTATCTGCTCGAACTCGCCAACCGCTTTGAAGTTGACCTCGAAAAAGCATACCGCGATAAAGAAGCGGAGAACAGTGGCCGGGTCTGGGAATCGTGA
- a CDS encoding TolC family protein has translation MKKNLFYFLLFFAGFLSSFAQSPMVFTRDQMVRNILEFHPVAQQAQLITEAGAMNVRKARGAFDPYLYGYLDEKQFDQKQYYQMLNTGLEIPTWFGIEVKAGLERTGGVYLNPENATPDAGLWYAGVSVPIGQGLFIDERRKTLRQAQIYSSATEAERQTILNDLLYDASVQYWEWVNAWNQVIVFTQAIELAQIGLDAVKESYFQGDKAAIDTVEALIQLQTLEVSLNEAQINYFNHTQGLSGYLWGKNNVPLDITDELVPPLFTDVPMISPLNADSVAMFISQIPEQHPDVRIYDYKLAALEVEKRWKKEQLKPALDLKYQFLTESTGADVINQFSTQNYKWGVSLSFPVFLRKARADLQLVNIYMQETMLSQSEKTLLLKNKAESYANQIANLRIQIEQFSRTLVNYERMLEAERQKFNIGESNLFLVNSRQNKLIDARLKWLDLNAKYQKSSVSLLWALGMMPL, from the coding sequence ATGAAAAAAAATCTGTTCTACTTTCTGCTGTTCTTCGCTGGTTTCCTGTCTTCCTTTGCCCAGAGTCCTATGGTATTTACCCGGGACCAGATGGTGCGAAATATCCTGGAATTTCACCCCGTAGCACAACAGGCGCAGCTTATCACGGAAGCAGGCGCAATGAATGTGCGTAAAGCACGTGGCGCGTTCGATCCATACTTATATGGTTATCTGGACGAAAAACAGTTTGACCAGAAACAGTACTACCAGATGCTCAATACCGGGCTGGAAATCCCCACCTGGTTTGGGATAGAGGTAAAAGCCGGATTGGAGCGTACCGGCGGAGTATATCTGAACCCTGAGAATGCCACGCCCGATGCAGGCTTATGGTATGCAGGGGTTTCGGTGCCGATCGGTCAGGGATTGTTTATTGACGAGCGTAGAAAAACACTTCGCCAGGCGCAGATTTATAGTTCGGCAACGGAAGCTGAACGCCAGACGATCCTCAATGATTTGTTGTATGATGCTTCTGTACAGTATTGGGAATGGGTAAATGCCTGGAATCAGGTGATTGTTTTTACTCAGGCAATTGAGCTGGCGCAAATTGGGCTGGATGCGGTAAAGGAAAGTTATTTTCAGGGGGATAAAGCAGCGATTGATACGGTGGAGGCGCTTATCCAATTGCAAACCCTGGAAGTCAGTCTCAATGAAGCCCAGATCAATTACTTCAACCATACACAAGGGCTTTCGGGTTATCTTTGGGGAAAAAACAATGTCCCTCTCGACATTACAGATGAGCTGGTTCCTCCTTTATTTACCGATGTGCCGATGATCTCTCCGTTGAATGCGGATTCTGTCGCAATGTTTATCTCGCAAATACCCGAACAACATCCCGATGTCCGTATTTACGACTATAAACTGGCTGCCCTCGAAGTCGAAAAACGTTGGAAAAAAGAACAGCTAAAACCTGCGCTTGATTTGAAATATCAGTTTCTGACAGAATCTACCGGCGCTGATGTCATCAATCAGTTCTCTACCCAAAATTACAAATGGGGGGTAAGCCTGAGTTTTCCGGTGTTTCTCCGGAAAGCCAGAGCAGATCTGCAACTGGTCAATATCTACATGCAGGAAACCATGCTGAGCCAGTCTGAGAAAACCCTTTTGCTGAAAAATAAAGCAGAAAGTTATGCCAATCAGATCGCAAACCTTCGCATACAGATCGAACAGTTTTCCAGAACCCTCGTCAACTACGAGCGGATGCTCGAGGCCGAAAGGCAAAAGTTTAATATTGGGGAAAGTAATCTCTTTCTGGTCAACTCCCGGCAAAACAAACTGATCGATGCAAGGCTCAAATGGCTGGATCTCAATGCCAAATACCAGAAGTCCAGTGTTTCTCTGTTGTGGGCACTGGGGATGATGCCTTTGTAG
- a CDS encoding HlyD family efflux transporter periplasmic adaptor subunit: MLNISHNTITGKVDIEKFKSFSMVSEARAARVLARLMVGALVVFIAVMFLPWTQFIRAKGNVTALKPEQRPQAINSIIDGRIEKWYVQEGQRVNAGDTLIFISEIKDDYFDPQLLSRSQQQIDAKSSAVGAYSNKAKALENQIEALNETRILKLSQAQNYLRQSQLKVTSDSIAYYAAITNYDIARIQFERAQTLYNDGIKPRTDLEEKTMKLQETQAKMVGAENKYLISQNELLNARVELNSIENQYLEKLAKAESDRFSTLSDMYDSEGQVTKLRNQFANYSRRTGMYYITAPQDGYITQAVRTGLGETVKSGEQLMTVMPVRYDLAVEVYVYPMDLPLIEKGQQVRFIFDGWPSIVFSGWPNVSFGTFGGKVVAIDNFISENGKYRLLVAPDPNDVEWPTGLRVGSGALGLALLKDVPIWYELWRQLNGFPPDYYKDETKTEKSAKK; the protein is encoded by the coding sequence ATGTTGAATATAAGTCATAATACAATCACAGGTAAAGTTGATATCGAAAAGTTTAAATCTTTTTCGATGGTATCTGAAGCCCGTGCTGCCAGAGTACTCGCTCGTCTGATGGTTGGTGCGCTGGTAGTCTTCATTGCGGTCATGTTTCTTCCCTGGACGCAGTTTATTCGCGCAAAAGGCAATGTGACAGCGCTAAAACCAGAGCAAAGGCCGCAGGCGATCAACTCAATCATTGATGGAAGAATTGAAAAATGGTATGTCCAGGAAGGGCAGCGCGTAAATGCAGGCGATACCCTGATTTTTATTTCGGAGATCAAGGATGACTATTTTGACCCGCAGCTACTTTCCCGTTCACAGCAGCAGATCGATGCAAAAAGCTCTGCCGTCGGCGCCTACTCCAATAAGGCCAAAGCGCTTGAAAACCAGATCGAGGCGCTCAATGAAACCCGTATCCTTAAGCTCAGCCAGGCGCAAAACTACCTGCGCCAGTCCCAACTCAAAGTAACTTCCGACAGCATTGCTTATTACGCGGCGATTACCAACTACGACATTGCGCGTATCCAGTTTGAACGGGCACAGACTCTGTACAATGACGGGATCAAACCCCGTACAGATCTCGAAGAAAAAACCATGAAACTTCAGGAGACGCAGGCCAAAATGGTGGGTGCGGAAAACAAATATCTCATTTCCCAAAATGAACTGCTCAACGCCCGGGTAGAACTTAACTCTATCGAAAATCAATATCTGGAAAAACTCGCAAAGGCTGAATCGGACAGATTCTCCACGCTTTCAGATATGTATGACTCCGAAGGACAGGTAACGAAGCTGAGAAACCAGTTTGCCAATTATTCAAGGCGTACGGGGATGTATTATATCACAGCGCCCCAGGATGGGTATATCACACAGGCAGTGCGTACGGGTCTGGGGGAAACCGTGAAATCCGGAGAACAACTCATGACGGTCATGCCTGTGCGTTATGATCTGGCGGTGGAGGTCTATGTTTACCCGATGGATCTTCCCCTGATCGAAAAAGGACAGCAGGTGCGGTTTATTTTTGACGGATGGCCATCAATTGTTTTTTCTGGTTGGCCGAATGTATCTTTTGGAACATTTGGTGGTAAGGTAGTAGCGATCGACAATTTTATCAGTGAAAATGGTAAATACCGACTGCTCGTGGCTCCTGATCCCAATGACGTGGAGTGGCCGACCGGATTACGGGTGGGTTCTGGTGCGCTGGGTTTGGCTCTGCTCAAAGATGTGCCTATCTGGTACGAACTCTGGCGACAGCTCAACGGTTTCCCTCCCGACTACTATAAAGACGAAACCAAAACCGAAAAATCTGCCAAAAAATGA
- a CDS encoding ATP-binding cassette domain-containing protein, whose translation MDTTNQPFSPLQRFFRLIKVEKQEILIIYLYAVFYGLVNLSLPLGIQAIINLINGGMVSTSWIVLVAIVILGIALSGWLQVMQLSVSEKIQQKIFTRSAFEFAYRIPRLNLASVDRKYVPELVNRFFDTLSVQKGLSKILIDFSSAALQVIFGLILLSLYHSFFIFFGILLLFIVFLIFRFTGPEGLKTSLYESKYKYEVAHWLEELARAMQTFKLAGKTDLPMERTDELVGGYLKSRKAHFRVLILQYINMVGFKVIVAAGLLILGGLLVIRQQMNVGQFVAAEIIIIMVVASVEKLILSMETIYDVLTALEKLGGVTDIPLESDRGFTVTQNTSLRGLKVSIDHLSYRFPEAQEDILKDITLEINPGERVVITGFSGSGKSLLLNMIAGLYEDFRGAISYNDIPLGSLDIGNLRACMGDSLDKQIIFKGSILENITVGRPGLGFEEARQICQVIGLTDYLKTLPDGLYTQLLPEGRQIPRSTVEKIILARIFVGNPRLILLEEMPVHLETQDQERFMKYLLDPTHSWTVIAATHDIGVARKFDRIIGFEDGRVIDEGTFEQISERPWFKKISGGKLSQ comes from the coding sequence ATGGATACAACTAACCAACCTTTTTCCCCGTTGCAGCGGTTTTTTCGGCTGATAAAGGTTGAAAAACAGGAAATTCTGATCATTTACCTCTACGCCGTATTCTATGGTCTGGTCAATCTCTCCTTGCCTTTGGGAATTCAGGCAATCATCAACCTGATCAATGGGGGGATGGTTTCAACCTCCTGGATCGTTTTGGTAGCAATTGTGATCCTGGGGATTGCATTGAGCGGATGGCTTCAGGTAATGCAATTATCTGTATCGGAAAAAATTCAGCAGAAAATCTTCACCCGGTCTGCCTTCGAGTTTGCCTATCGTATTCCGCGGTTAAACCTCGCTTCCGTTGACCGAAAGTATGTACCGGAACTGGTCAACCGCTTTTTTGATACACTTTCTGTACAGAAGGGGCTTTCCAAAATTCTGATTGACTTTTCCTCGGCGGCATTACAGGTGATATTCGGACTGATCTTGCTGTCCTTATATCATTCGTTTTTCATCTTTTTTGGCATATTACTTCTGTTTATTGTTTTTCTCATCTTTCGGTTTACCGGCCCTGAAGGACTCAAAACAAGTCTGTATGAGTCAAAATATAAATACGAAGTAGCGCACTGGCTGGAAGAACTGGCTCGTGCGATGCAGACCTTTAAACTGGCTGGTAAAACAGACTTGCCGATGGAGCGTACCGATGAGCTTGTCGGTGGTTATCTGAAGTCGCGCAAGGCGCATTTCCGTGTGCTGATCTTGCAGTACATCAACATGGTGGGCTTTAAGGTCATTGTAGCGGCCGGGCTGTTGATTCTGGGCGGGTTGCTGGTCATCAGGCAGCAAATGAATGTCGGCCAGTTTGTGGCAGCTGAGATCATTATCATCATGGTGGTTGCTTCAGTTGAAAAACTGATCCTGAGTATGGAAACAATCTACGATGTTCTCACGGCTTTGGAAAAACTGGGTGGAGTGACCGATATCCCACTGGAAAGCGACCGTGGTTTTACGGTAACCCAAAATACCTCGTTACGCGGACTTAAAGTCTCCATCGACCATCTGTCTTATCGTTTCCCGGAGGCTCAGGAAGACATTCTTAAAGATATTACGCTTGAAATCAACCCTGGTGAAAGGGTAGTGATAACAGGATTTAGCGGGTCCGGAAAGTCGTTGTTATTAAATATGATAGCCGGATTGTATGAGGATTTCAGGGGTGCTATTTCCTATAATGATATCCCATTGGGCAGTTTGGATATCGGCAATCTTCGCGCGTGTATGGGCGACAGCCTGGACAAGCAAATTATTTTTAAGGGTTCGATTCTGGAGAACATTACGGTAGGGCGGCCTGGCCTGGGTTTTGAAGAGGCGCGCCAAATATGTCAGGTAATAGGACTGACAGACTATCTCAAAACTTTGCCTGACGGACTTTACACACAGTTGTTACCGGAAGGGCGGCAGATTCCCCGAAGCACGGTAGAAAAAATTATTCTTGCCAGGATTTTTGTCGGCAACCCCCGGCTGATTCTTCTGGAAGAAATGCCTGTTCATCTTGAAACCCAGGATCAGGAACGGTTTATGAAATATCTGCTTGACCCTACCCATTCATGGACGGTCATAGCCGCAACCCATGATATCGGAGTAGCCCGAAAATTTGACCGGATCATTGGTTTTGAAGACGGGCGCGTGATTGATGAAGGGACCTTCGAGCAAATCAGCGAGCGGCCCTGGTTTAAGAAAATTTCCGGCGGAAAACTATCTCAATAA
- a CDS encoding GNAT family N-acetyltransferase: MILRPFDSKYDNPAIIEEILSYSAAGTEDSAPSVILMQYNELTDQDLFIGSDNGVILGIAGVRYLSDGDGEIAHLAVVPEARKKGHGREIIELLMSMYGLPGLLVTAGEDISAFFEKCGFSNQGGGKWLKK; this comes from the coding sequence ATGATTCTTCGTCCATTTGACTCTAAATATGACAACCCGGCAATTATAGAAGAGATTTTGAGCTATAGTGCTGCAGGAACAGAAGATTCTGCCCCGTCTGTGATATTGATGCAATATAATGAATTAACTGATCAGGATCTTTTTATTGGATCAGACAACGGGGTGATACTGGGTATCGCAGGTGTGCGCTATCTGTCCGATGGGGATGGAGAAATTGCCCATTTGGCTGTTGTGCCGGAGGCCAGAAAAAAAGGCCATGGCAGGGAAATAATCGAACTGCTGATGTCCATGTACGGTTTGCCCGGGCTGCTGGTAACTGCCGGTGAAGATATCAGCGCCTTTTTTGAAAAATGTGGCTTTTCAAATCAGGGCGGGGGAAAATGGCTTAAAAAATAA
- the yfbR gene encoding 5'-deoxynucleotidase has translation MSHFFAYLSRMKFIQRWGLMHNVHTENIQEHSLQVCMIAHALAVIKNKNFGGTVNTERIVILAMYHDASEVITGDLPTPIKYFSPQIKEAYKEIETVANNRLFSFLPEAFKEEFSPLFFPEPSDDLHWQLVKAADKISAYFKCVEERKAGNLEFAQAEKVLLKSVHDMNMPEVTYFMETFAPSMELTLDELE, from the coding sequence ATGTCTCACTTTTTTGCTTACCTCTCCCGCATGAAGTTTATCCAGCGCTGGGGGCTCATGCACAATGTACATACAGAAAATATCCAGGAGCACAGCCTCCAGGTTTGTATGATCGCCCATGCCCTGGCAGTGATTAAAAACAAAAACTTCGGTGGCACGGTCAACACCGAACGGATAGTCATTCTTGCCATGTACCATGACGCGAGTGAAGTCATTACCGGAGATTTGCCTACGCCCATCAAGTATTTTAGCCCCCAGATTAAAGAAGCCTACAAAGAAATCGAAACTGTTGCCAATAACCGGTTGTTTTCTTTCCTGCCCGAAGCATTTAAGGAGGAATTTTCGCCCCTGTTTTTCCCCGAACCATCAGACGATCTTCACTGGCAACTGGTAAAAGCCGCAGATAAAATTTCGGCGTACTTCAAATGTGTAGAAGAGCGGAAAGCGGGAAACCTCGAATTTGCGCAGGCCGAAAAGGTGCTGCTGAAAAGTGTTCACGATATGAATATGCCCGAAGTAACCTATTTTATGGAAACCTTCGCACCGAGTATGGAACTTACCCTCGACGAATTAGAATAA
- a CDS encoding alpha/beta hydrolase, producing MPRTYDVLPFEKMDAKHYWQLATGSDISYIQIPGNGDKKPFPILYLHGGPGGFIDESKVKRLAPLAEDGYDIYLYDQVGGGQSSRLNNIDEYTPNRHKRDLEEIVKKIGAERVLLIAQSWGAVLAVLFIADNPEKVEKVVFTGPGPIPPVNVELAREKSPDSLDLRQPYFSNAEGNKKAGNLRAKAMRKWAELTGNKLASDLEADMFMAFLNDELNKSTVCDTSFDIRTPVGSGFYSHIMTMKSFNLVEDPRPVISSSQIPVLVMKGQCDNQKWGYTHEYLTLFQNHRLAVIRSAGHSITTEQPAKYLQTIRDFLAE from the coding sequence GTGCCTCGTACGTACGATGTGCTGCCGTTTGAAAAAATGGATGCCAAACACTACTGGCAGCTTGCTACCGGATCGGACATCAGTTATATTCAAATTCCGGGGAATGGGGATAAAAAACCTTTTCCTATACTGTATCTGCATGGTGGTCCCGGAGGTTTCATTGATGAAAGTAAGGTGAAGCGGCTGGCTCCACTTGCTGAAGATGGGTATGATATTTATCTGTATGACCAGGTTGGCGGCGGACAATCTTCCCGACTCAATAATATCGATGAATATACCCCCAACCGCCATAAACGCGATCTGGAGGAGATTGTCAAAAAAATCGGTGCAGAAAGGGTCCTGCTTATCGCGCAGTCCTGGGGGGCTGTACTGGCTGTTTTGTTTATCGCTGATAACCCGGAAAAAGTCGAAAAAGTAGTTTTTACCGGGCCTGGCCCGATTCCTCCGGTAAATGTGGAACTTGCGCGGGAGAAATCTCCCGACAGTCTGGATCTGCGGCAACCCTATTTTTCCAATGCAGAAGGAAATAAAAAGGCCGGTAACCTCAGAGCAAAAGCTATGAGAAAATGGGCTGAACTGACCGGCAATAAACTTGCTTCAGATCTCGAAGCGGATATGTTTATGGCTTTTCTCAACGACGAGTTGAATAAATCTACCGTTTGCGACACTTCCTTTGATATAAGAACCCCTGTGGGAAGTGGTTTTTATTCACATATTATGACGATGAAATCATTTAACCTGGTAGAAGATCCTCGTCCCGTAATCAGCTCTTCACAGATTCCGGTATTGGTTATGAAAGGACAATGCGATAACCAGAAATGGGGATATACCCACGAGTATCTGACGCTTTTTCAAAATCACCGGCTGGCAGTAATACGCAGCGCGGGGCATAGTATTACGACCGAACAGCCTGCAAAATATCTGCAAACCATTCGGGATTTTTTAGCGGAATAA
- a CDS encoding potassium transporter TrkG, whose product MKAGKTEIIERTAFYSLTGTLFIIIYDLGFNTSPPVAFFLQWFYMAIFFMETYILVRRIFWGKKANFRVRLADFLILIFSGISIWLLFEFAWEHMYVHPWVYSSVVVLFVRELSEYTIYYQRRYLNPAQLFIAGFLLLILLGSGLLMLPNATHGRISFIDALFTSTSAVCVTGLAVVDTGTYFTGLGQLFIMVLIQLGGIGIMTFTSYFSYFFSGESSYENQLILKDMVNTDKLGEVFGALRKIIVLTIGIELTGATLIFLNLGNVPFPSIAKKVFFSLFHAVSSFCNAGFSTLSNSLYEEGYRYNYPLHLVVLGLFVLGGIGFPILFNFMKYFRYQISNRLIPLGTQREVIHKPWVLNINTRIVLITTLLLLVVGGALFYILEYDNTLAEHSGFGKIVTALFGAATPRTAGYNTVDTGALKPPTLMIVLFLMWVGASPGSTGGGIKTSTLAIGTLNFFSMARGKDRVEVFRREVADSSIRRAFTIISLSLIVIGTATFFLVMFEKEKTLISLAFECFSAYSTTGLSMGITGSLSTASKFVIIITMFIGRVSMLSIMIAVLRKVKNTNYRYPSETILIN is encoded by the coding sequence ATGAAGGCAGGAAAAACCGAAATTATTGAAAGAACGGCGTTTTATTCGCTTACTGGCACCCTGTTTATTATTATCTATGACCTGGGGTTTAATACAAGTCCTCCGGTAGCGTTTTTCCTGCAATGGTTCTATATGGCTATTTTTTTCATGGAAACCTATATCCTTGTGCGAAGGATTTTCTGGGGGAAAAAGGCCAACTTCCGTGTGCGTCTTGCAGATTTCCTTATTCTGATCTTTTCAGGTATTTCAATCTGGCTACTCTTCGAGTTTGCATGGGAACATATGTATGTACACCCCTGGGTATATTCTTCCGTTGTGGTGCTATTTGTCCGCGAATTATCTGAATACACCATCTACTATCAGCGAAGATACCTCAATCCTGCGCAGTTGTTTATCGCTGGTTTCCTGCTGCTGATCCTTTTGGGATCGGGTCTGCTTATGCTGCCCAATGCCACACATGGCAGGATATCATTTATAGATGCGCTGTTCACTTCGACCAGCGCCGTATGTGTTACCGGATTGGCGGTAGTAGATACGGGAACATACTTTACCGGACTTGGGCAATTATTTATTATGGTCCTGATTCAGCTTGGCGGAATTGGCATCATGACTTTTACCAGCTATTTCAGCTATTTTTTCAGCGGGGAATCCAGCTATGAAAATCAGTTGATTCTCAAAGATATGGTCAATACAGACAAGCTGGGAGAGGTATTCGGAGCCCTGCGCAAAATCATTGTGCTCACAATCGGGATTGAGCTGACAGGCGCCACACTGATTTTTTTAAATCTTGGCAATGTGCCGTTTCCTTCAATCGCAAAAAAGGTGTTTTTCTCACTTTTTCATGCAGTATCCAGCTTTTGCAATGCGGGGTTTTCGACGTTGTCCAACAGCCTGTATGAAGAAGGGTACCGGTATAATTATCCCCTCCATCTGGTCGTGCTGGGTCTGTTCGTATTGGGTGGCATCGGTTTTCCTATCCTGTTTAATTTCATGAAATATTTTCGGTATCAGATCTCCAATCGATTGATCCCGTTGGGTACACAGCGCGAAGTGATCCATAAACCCTGGGTGCTGAATATCAATACACGAATCGTACTGATCACGACATTGCTTTTGCTCGTGGTGGGCGGCGCTTTGTTTTATATCCTGGAATACGACAACACCCTGGCGGAGCACAGCGGTTTTGGGAAAATTGTAACGGCCCTTTTTGGGGCAGCAACGCCTCGTACTGCGGGCTATAATACGGTAGATACCGGTGCGCTTAAGCCACCAACCCTTATGATCGTACTGTTTTTGATGTGGGTAGGCGCATCACCGGGTTCAACCGGAGGAGGGATCAAAACCAGTACGCTGGCGATTGGTACGCTCAATTTTTTCAGCATGGCAAGGGGAAAAGATCGCGTAGAGGTATTTCGCCGGGAAGTTGCAGATTCCTCCATCAGAAGAGCTTTTACGATTATATCCCTTTCACTGATCGTAATTGGAACGGCGACATTTTTTCTGGTCATGTTTGAAAAAGAAAAGACGCTGATCTCACTGGCCTTTGAATGTTTTTCCGCCTATAGTACTACCGGTTTAAGTATGGGGATAACCGGAAGTCTGAGCACAGCCAGCAAATTTGTCATCATTATCACCATGTTTATTGGAAGGGTAAGTATGCTGTCTATTATGATTGCCGTTTTACGTAAAGTAAAAAACACCAACTACCGTTATCCTTCAGAAACGATTCTTATCAACTAA
- a CDS encoding TrkA family potassium uptake protein, translated as MKYIILGLGNFGSTLAQLLTQMGHEVIGVDNNMGKVESLKEKITHTICLNSTDPLSVENLPLRDTDVVMVCIGENEGANLMTTALMKQYKPKRLISRAVSPLHQTILESMGITEIIHPEEETAIRWAKKLNIKGVVESFELCEDYNIVEVEVPERYVGKTLGEIDLRNKYDVLVMTTIKLDQEINMIGVSRKTQRVKGVASAKTVLEKGDLMVMYGHIRNIKKLLEN; from the coding sequence ATGAAATATATAATCCTTGGCCTCGGCAATTTCGGTTCTACACTCGCTCAATTACTCACCCAGATGGGCCATGAGGTCATTGGCGTGGACAACAATATGGGGAAAGTCGAGTCATTAAAGGAAAAAATCACCCATACCATTTGTCTCAACAGTACCGATCCCCTTTCGGTGGAAAACCTTCCCCTCCGGGACACAGATGTCGTCATGGTCTGTATCGGAGAAAATGAAGGCGCCAACCTGATGACAACCGCCCTGATGAAACAATACAAGCCCAAACGGCTGATCAGCCGGGCCGTCTCACCGCTGCATCAGACCATTCTGGAATCTATGGGAATCACCGAAATTATCCACCCGGAAGAAGAAACCGCGATCCGTTGGGCAAAGAAACTCAATATCAAAGGCGTGGTAGAATCGTTTGAATTATGTGAAGACTACAATATCGTTGAGGTAGAAGTTCCGGAAAGATATGTCGGCAAAACCCTTGGTGAAATCGACCTGCGAAACAAATACGACGTGCTTGTGATGACAACCATTAAGTTGGATCAGGAGATAAATATGATCGGCGTAAGCCGCAAAACACAACGGGTGAAAGGGGTCGCATCTGCCAAAACTGTACTTGAAAAAGGAGACCTTATGGTCATGTATGGGCATATCCGTAACATCAAAAAATTGCTAGAAAACTAA
- a CDS encoding OmpA family protein: MLKANFFFVCFLLVVFSVKTTAQRTVTTDTDWAKQQATLTNAPEADFIIRIGDVDNLGFGWPENFDPFCGRMTESHYYPWDANPSDLPGFDRILISSRFNPSIAYNCGGDGYSGKHDPKITDPVEWSLPTGILKSASINNAWLQIFIDDFQAPVFCSRFQLTLNGKRFVEGEKILNAIEQTGPVGKLVSFLIPEEFYPALLSGAPLKIKIDEVNGVADGFAVDFVRLLVNRKLENTCVGTVRGYVLDKETQAVIAGATVFSSGNASTQTDAEGKFSFENIPTGFEVLGASYPGYTDGRGTVDVGEGDDNYEVYIFLEKGTGVAKYDNKNLKVGESINLNNILFDQGKATLRPESKTELEKIVAFMKANPTAEIELSGHTSSEGERKFNLSLSYQRVTACKEYIIATGIDSGRIVAVGYGPDRPIVSNDTEANRARNRRVEMRLVKL; this comes from the coding sequence ATGCTGAAAGCAAATTTCTTCTTTGTTTGTTTTCTACTGGTTGTTTTCTCTGTCAAAACGACCGCACAACGCACTGTTACGACCGACACCGACTGGGCCAAACAACAGGCTACGCTGACCAATGCCCCCGAAGCTGATTTTATTATCCGTATCGGGGATGTGGACAACCTGGGTTTTGGCTGGCCTGAAAATTTTGATCCCTTCTGTGGAAGAATGACTGAATCACATTATTACCCCTGGGACGCCAACCCCTCCGACCTTCCCGGATTTGACCGCATTCTTATTTCCAGTAGATTCAACCCCAGTATCGCCTATAACTGTGGCGGAGATGGTTATTCGGGTAAACATGACCCAAAGATTACAGACCCTGTGGAATGGTCATTGCCGACAGGTATTCTCAAAAGTGCTTCCATAAACAATGCCTGGCTACAAATATTTATTGACGACTTTCAGGCACCCGTCTTTTGCTCCAGGTTTCAGCTCACGCTCAATGGAAAACGATTTGTCGAAGGCGAAAAAATATTGAATGCCATAGAACAAACCGGGCCGGTAGGCAAACTCGTATCTTTTCTGATACCTGAAGAGTTTTATCCGGCACTGCTGAGTGGAGCCCCTTTAAAAATTAAAATTGATGAGGTAAACGGCGTCGCAGACGGCTTTGCCGTGGATTTTGTGAGACTGCTCGTCAATCGCAAACTCGAAAACACCTGCGTGGGTACGGTCAGAGGATATGTCCTGGACAAAGAGACACAGGCAGTCATCGCCGGAGCTACCGTTTTTTCCTCTGGCAATGCCTCCACCCAAACAGATGCTGAAGGAAAATTTTCTTTTGAAAATATCCCGACAGGATTTGAGGTTTTGGGCGCCTCATACCCCGGGTATACCGATGGAAGAGGCACGGTAGATGTTGGCGAAGGAGATGATAACTATGAAGTGTATATATTCCTCGAAAAAGGAACAGGGGTAGCTAAATACGACAACAAAAACCTCAAAGTAGGGGAATCGATTAATCTCAACAACATCCTCTTCGATCAGGGGAAAGCCACCCTTCGCCCCGAGTCCAAAACCGAGCTGGAAAAAATTGTCGCCTTTATGAAAGCCAATCCTACAGCAGAAATTGAACTCTCCGGCCATACCTCTTCGGAAGGAGAAAGAAAGTTCAACCTCTCGCTTTCTTACCAGCGCGTGACGGCATGCAAAGAATATATCATCGCTACGGGTATCGATTCCGGAAGAATTGTCGCCGTGGGATATGGCCCTGACCGGCCTATTGTCAGCAATGATACAGAGGCAAACCGGGCGAGAAACCGACGGGTGGAAATGCGTTTGGTGAAATTGTGA